In Clostridium sp. SY8519, one genomic interval encodes:
- a CDS encoding acetyl-CoA C-acetyltransferase, whose amino-acid sequence MANKVVLAGACRTAIGKMGGQFGNTPAVELGSVVIKEAVNRAGIKPTDVDEVMMGCVIQATLGQNPARQASVKAGIPVETPAFTLNVVCGSGLKCVNEAANMIMAGQADVVVAGGMESMSMAPFALPKARFGYRMFNNTLVDCMVNDALWDAFNNYHMMITAENICDQWKLTREELDEFAAASQQKAVAAQENGAFKDEIVPVPVKKKKETVMVDTDEGPRPGTTAESLSKLKCCSGKEGGLVTAGNASGINDGAAAVVLMSEEKAKELGVKPMATFVAGALAGCDPKIMGIGPVPATKKALKIAGLTMDDLGLYEANEAFAAQSVAVGKELGFDPAKLNVNGGAIALGHPVGASGCRILVTLLHAMAKRPEVKYGLATLCIGGGMGCATIVERA is encoded by the coding sequence ATGGCAAACAAAGTTGTATTAGCAGGCGCATGCCGTACTGCTATCGGTAAAATGGGTGGACAGTTTGGTAATACTCCGGCAGTAGAGCTGGGATCTGTTGTTATCAAAGAAGCAGTGAACCGCGCCGGCATCAAACCTACCGATGTAGATGAGGTAATGATGGGCTGTGTTATCCAGGCTACCCTGGGACAGAACCCGGCACGTCAGGCGTCCGTAAAAGCCGGTATCCCGGTTGAGACACCTGCATTTACCCTGAATGTAGTTTGCGGTTCCGGTCTGAAATGTGTGAACGAAGCAGCCAACATGATCATGGCTGGCCAGGCAGACGTAGTTGTTGCAGGCGGTATGGAGAGCATGTCCATGGCACCTTTCGCACTGCCGAAAGCACGTTTCGGATACAGAATGTTCAACAATACCTTAGTTGACTGCATGGTTAACGATGCACTGTGGGATGCATTTAACAACTATCATATGATGATTACCGCAGAGAATATCTGCGATCAGTGGAAACTGACCCGTGAGGAACTGGATGAGTTCGCAGCAGCTTCTCAGCAGAAAGCAGTAGCAGCTCAGGAGAACGGCGCATTCAAAGATGAGATCGTTCCGGTTCCGGTTAAGAAGAAAAAAGAAACCGTTATGGTAGATACCGATGAGGGACCTCGTCCGGGCACAACCGCAGAAAGCCTCAGCAAGTTAAAATGCTGCTCCGGCAAAGAAGGCGGACTGGTTACAGCAGGTAACGCTTCCGGTATCAACGACGGCGCTGCTGCAGTCGTTCTGATGAGCGAAGAGAAAGCAAAAGAGCTCGGCGTAAAACCGATGGCTACTTTCGTAGCAGGCGCACTGGCTGGCTGCGATCCTAAGATCATGGGTATCGGACCTGTTCCGGCTACCAAGAAAGCATTAAAGATCGCCGGCCTTACAATGGATGACCTGGGACTGTATGAAGCAAACGAAGCATTCGCTGCTCAGTCTGTTGCAGTAGGCAAAGAGCTTGGCTTTGACCCTGCAAAATTAAACGTAAACGGCGGCGCAATCGCGCTCGGACATCCGGTTGGAGCTTCCGGATGCCGTATCCTTGTAACACTGCTGCATGCGATGGCTAAGAGACCGGAAGTAAAATACGGTCTGGCTACTCTGTGCATCGGCGGCGGCATGGGCTGCGCTACCATCGTAGAAAGAGCATAA
- a CDS encoding 3-hydroxyacyl-CoA dehydrogenase NAD-binding domain-containing protein, which translates to MKVGVIGAGTMGSGIAQAFATTEGYEVYLCDINDEFAANGKKKIEKSLTKLVSKGKMEEAAKDAVLAKITTGTKDICTEADLIVEAALEVMEIKQQTFKELQDIVPKTCMFATNTSSLSITEIGAGLDRPVIGMHFFNPAPVMKLIEVIQGGNTPDEMKDKIVEIAKAIGKTPVEVKEAPGFVVNRILIPMINEAVGIYAEGIASVEGIDTAMKLGANHPMGPLALGDLIGLDICLAIMDVLYNETHDSKYRAHVLLRKMVRAGKLGRKTGIGFYDYSK; encoded by the coding sequence ATGAAAGTTGGAGTAATTGGCGCAGGAACAATGGGCAGTGGTATTGCTCAGGCATTTGCAACAACCGAAGGATATGAAGTATATCTGTGTGACATCAATGATGAATTTGCGGCAAATGGCAAGAAAAAGATTGAGAAATCTCTTACCAAATTAGTAAGCAAAGGAAAAATGGAAGAAGCTGCAAAAGATGCAGTTCTTGCAAAAATCACTACAGGTACCAAAGATATTTGTACAGAGGCTGACCTGATCGTTGAGGCAGCTCTGGAAGTAATGGAAATCAAACAGCAGACATTCAAAGAGCTGCAGGACATCGTTCCGAAGACCTGTATGTTCGCAACCAACACCTCTTCCCTGTCCATCACAGAGATCGGCGCTGGTCTGGACCGTCCGGTAATCGGCATGCATTTCTTCAATCCGGCTCCTGTAATGAAACTGATTGAGGTTATCCAGGGCGGAAACACACCGGATGAGATGAAAGACAAGATTGTTGAAATCGCAAAGGCAATCGGCAAGACTCCGGTAGAAGTAAAAGAGGCTCCGGGCTTTGTAGTTAACCGTATCCTGATCCCTATGATCAACGAGGCAGTTGGCATCTACGCAGAAGGCATCGCTTCCGTAGAGGGTATTGATACCGCTATGAAACTGGGCGCAAACCATCCGATGGGCCCGCTGGCTCTGGGCGATCTGATAGGTCTGGATATCTGCCTGGCTATCATGGATGTTCTGTACAATGAGACCCATGATTCCAAATACCGCGCACATGTACTGCTTCGTAAGATGGTACGTGCCGGCAAGCTGGGCCGCAAGACCGGAATCGGTTTCTACGATTACAGCAAATAA
- a CDS encoding response regulator transcription factor, whose amino-acid sequence MSLIYIVEDDTNILEIEEFALTSSGYEVRGFGNANDFYEALKEDRPSLVLLDVMLPDEDGLEILEKLRKSRETVMIPVIMVTAKTTEIDKVRGLDMGADDYISKPFGVLELIARVKALLRRSSDVLDTSYYEFEDIVLDDKKHEVQTAEGKVELTFKEYQLLKMLMQYQGMVVKRSHLMDEIWGTDFTGESRTLDMHIRTLRKKLGDSGRFIQTVRNVGYALNHTDEA is encoded by the coding sequence ATGAGTCTGATCTATATTGTGGAAGATGATACCAATATCCTGGAGATTGAAGAATTCGCGCTGACCAGCAGCGGCTATGAAGTCCGCGGCTTCGGAAATGCCAATGATTTTTATGAAGCACTGAAGGAAGACCGGCCTTCTCTGGTGCTTCTGGATGTGATGCTGCCGGATGAAGACGGACTTGAGATCCTGGAGAAATTAAGAAAATCCAGGGAAACGGTCATGATACCGGTGATTATGGTGACCGCCAAAACCACAGAAATCGACAAAGTCCGAGGGCTGGATATGGGGGCGGACGATTATATCAGCAAACCCTTCGGCGTCCTGGAACTGATCGCCAGGGTAAAGGCCCTGCTTCGCCGCAGTTCCGATGTGCTGGACACTTCGTACTATGAGTTTGAGGATATTGTCCTGGATGACAAAAAACATGAAGTACAGACCGCAGAGGGAAAAGTGGAACTGACCTTTAAAGAGTATCAGCTGCTGAAAATGCTGATGCAGTATCAGGGCATGGTGGTGAAACGCAGCCACCTGATGGATGAAATCTGGGGCACGGATTTTACCGGTGAGTCCAGGACTCTGGACATGCATATTCGTACCCTGCGAAAAAAACTGGGAGATTCCGGCAGGTTTATTCAGACCGTGCGGAATGTGGGATATGCGTTAAATCACACCGATGAGGCATAG
- a CDS encoding ATP-binding protein produces MKTNRRYRQENHSVGLKRRINRRFIGIALLAIVLTLCMSSVVYFRYIRNLEISNLRNQMEILLQSGKLDHGIQAEELNKLYGMETRNLRLTIIKQDGTVLYDSEADSAKLENHLTRPEIRQAISSGSGSDARRSNTVGAISFYYAKRMSNGNIVRIATEIGYLWNILVILMPSMFIIFVVIWLICLFLGYGMTNRILRPIRTLASDLDDAEKIETYEEIQPLIEKISTQHQQLKKSARMRQEFTANVSHELKTPLTSISGYAELIETGLASGKDIKRFSREICKNSERMQGLITDILHLSELDSSDGEIEKTPLDLKKLAEDTRDLLQMTAEQYQVDVIVDGKPQIVACNRRMMDELVYNLCDNAIRYNEPGGKVWIHTGETDGRAYLAVQDTGIGIREEEQDRIFERFYRVDKSRSRQTGGTGLGLAIVKHIAALHRAEILIDSKLGVGTTIEIRFPSQKEGRKS; encoded by the coding sequence ATGAAAACAAACAGAAGATACCGACAGGAAAATCACAGCGTGGGACTGAAGCGGAGGATCAACCGCAGATTTATCGGCATCGCGCTGCTGGCGATTGTGCTGACACTTTGCATGTCTTCGGTGGTGTATTTTCGCTATATCAGAAATCTGGAAATCTCCAATCTGCGCAATCAGATGGAAATTCTTTTGCAGTCCGGAAAACTGGATCACGGGATTCAGGCGGAAGAACTGAACAAACTTTACGGGATGGAGACCAGAAACCTGCGCCTGACCATTATCAAGCAGGACGGCACCGTACTTTATGACAGTGAGGCGGACTCCGCCAAACTGGAAAACCATCTGACCCGTCCGGAGATCCGGCAGGCAATTTCCAGCGGTTCCGGTTCCGATGCCCGCCGTTCAAATACAGTGGGGGCGATTTCTTTTTATTACGCGAAACGCATGAGCAATGGCAATATTGTGCGGATTGCCACGGAGATCGGATATCTGTGGAATATTCTTGTGATTCTCATGCCCAGTATGTTTATTATTTTTGTTGTGATCTGGCTGATCTGCCTGTTTCTGGGATATGGGATGACGAACCGGATTCTTCGTCCCATCCGGACACTGGCGTCGGACCTGGACGATGCGGAAAAGATTGAAACCTATGAAGAAATCCAGCCTCTGATTGAAAAAATTTCCACACAGCATCAGCAGCTGAAAAAAAGCGCGCGAATGCGTCAGGAATTTACCGCAAATGTTTCCCATGAGCTGAAGACACCGCTGACTTCCATTTCCGGATATGCGGAGCTGATTGAGACTGGATTGGCTTCCGGAAAAGATATCAAACGGTTTTCCCGGGAGATCTGCAAAAATTCCGAGCGTATGCAGGGACTGATTACAGACATTCTGCATCTGTCCGAACTAGATTCTTCGGATGGAGAGATTGAAAAGACGCCGCTGGATCTGAAAAAGCTGGCGGAAGATACCAGAGATCTGCTGCAGATGACTGCCGAGCAGTATCAGGTGGATGTCATCGTAGACGGAAAGCCGCAGATCGTTGCCTGCAACCGACGTATGATGGACGAATTGGTCTACAATCTGTGCGACAATGCCATTCGCTATAATGAGCCCGGTGGAAAAGTGTGGATTCACACGGGAGAGACAGACGGAAGGGCCTATCTCGCGGTGCAGGATACAGGCATCGGGATTCGCGAGGAAGAACAGGACCGGATTTTTGAGCGGTTTTACCGGGTGGATAAGAGCCGTTCCCGTCAGACCGGCGGCACGGGCCTGGGGCTTGCGATCGTCAAACATATCGCGGCCCTGCATCGGGCAGAGATATTGATTGACAGCAAACTGGGCGTTGGAACCACGATAGAGATTCGTTTCCCCTCACAAAAAGAAGGGAGAAAGAGCTGA